The following proteins come from a genomic window of Pseudomonas putida:
- a CDS encoding dienelactone hydrolase, whose product MTIARCVLALVLLGGLLVRAEAAPWVAGLHLMTLTDPVDSRPMQALAFYPAIGKTRRSRIDGYPVDVAEEAPVAMGRFPLLVLSHGNTGSPLALHYLATSLARQGFVVVAVVHPGDNVRDHSRLGTLSNLYGRPLQLSAAITAARADRMVGPYLNEGKVGVIGYSAGGETALILSGARPDLDRLRQYCLERPKDADACKTHGILIADRSELAPETDPRVGAVMLMAPLSLLFGRHALAGVQVPVLIYSGDSDQLVAVDRNAEALARKLPVTPDYRLLAGAGHFVFMARCDAEQYARMAALCKDADGVDRRHIHRSLQRETAAFFSQALGAPAPAERSAATGAPRQQQR is encoded by the coding sequence ATGACCATTGCACGCTGCGTGTTGGCGCTGGTCTTGCTCGGCGGCCTGTTGGTCCGCGCCGAGGCCGCGCCGTGGGTTGCCGGCCTGCACCTTATGACCTTGACCGACCCGGTCGATAGCCGCCCAATGCAAGCGCTTGCGTTCTACCCGGCCATTGGCAAGACCCGTCGCAGCCGAATAGACGGGTATCCCGTCGATGTGGCCGAAGAGGCGCCCGTCGCCATGGGCCGATTCCCGTTGCTGGTGCTGTCTCACGGCAATACGGGCAGCCCATTGGCCTTGCATTACCTGGCCACGTCGCTGGCGCGGCAAGGGTTCGTGGTGGTTGCGGTTGTGCACCCGGGGGACAACGTGCGCGACCACAGTCGCCTTGGCACCCTGAGCAACCTTTATGGACGGCCGCTACAACTCAGCGCGGCGATCACCGCAGCGCGCGCTGATAGGATGGTCGGGCCTTATCTGAACGAAGGCAAGGTGGGGGTTATCGGCTACTCGGCCGGCGGAGAAACCGCGTTGATCCTGTCTGGCGCACGCCCCGATCTGGACCGTCTGCGTCAGTACTGCCTGGAGCGCCCGAAGGACGCAGACGCCTGCAAAACCCACGGCATACTGATTGCCGACCGCAGCGAACTGGCGCCTGAGACCGACCCGCGAGTGGGGGCGGTCATGTTGATGGCGCCGCTGAGCCTGTTGTTCGGGCGCCATGCCTTGGCCGGGGTACAGGTACCCGTGCTGATCTACAGTGGCGACAGCGATCAGCTTGTGGCTGTGGACCGTAATGCCGAGGCCCTGGCCCGCAAACTGCCGGTCACACCGGACTACCGCCTGTTGGCCGGTGCCGGGCACTTCGTATTCATGGCCCGTTGCGATGCCGAGCAGTACGCGCGGATGGCAGCGCTGTGCAAGGATGCCGATGGCGTCGACCGCCGGCATATCCATCGCTCGCTGCAGCGAGAAACGGCGGCGTTCTTCAGCCAGGCGCTGGGTGCGCCAGCGCCGGCTGAGCGTTCAGCTGCGACGGGCGCGCCGCGCCAGCAACAACGTTAG
- a CDS encoding ABC-F family ATPase, which produces MISTANITMQFGSKPLFENVSVKFNNGNRYGLIGANGCGKSTFMKILGGDLEPSAGQVMLEPNTRLGKLRQDQFAYEEFTVIDTVIMGHGQLWKVKAERDRIYSLPEMTEEDGMAVAELETEFAEMDGYTAESRAGELLLGLGIPLDQHFGPMSEVAPGWKLRVLLAQALFSDPDVLLLDEPTNHLDINTIRWLETILTARNSTMIIISHDRHFLNSVCTHMADLDYGELRLFPGNYDEYMTAATQSREQLLSDNAKKKAQIAELQTFVSRFSANASKAKQATSRAKQIDKIQLAEVKPSSRVSPFIRFEQTKKLHRQAVVVEKMAKAFDDKVLFKNFDITVEAGERVAIIGPNGIGKTTLLRTLVGEMTPDAGSVKWTDSAEVGYYAQDHAHDFEDDMSLFDWMGQWTSGEQVIRGTLGRMLFSNDEILKSVKVISGGEQGRMLFGKLILQKPNVLVMDEPTNHLDMESIEALNLALENYPGTLLFVSHDREFVSSLATRIIELSADGVVDFSGTYDDYLRSQGVLV; this is translated from the coding sequence TTGATCTCCACCGCTAACATCACCATGCAGTTCGGCTCCAAGCCACTGTTCGAAAACGTTTCCGTCAAATTCAACAACGGCAACCGCTACGGCCTGATCGGCGCCAACGGTTGCGGCAAGTCGACCTTCATGAAAATCCTCGGCGGCGATCTGGAGCCGTCCGCAGGCCAGGTCATGCTCGAGCCGAATACCCGCCTGGGCAAGCTGCGCCAGGACCAGTTCGCCTACGAGGAATTCACCGTGATCGACACGGTGATCATGGGCCACGGCCAGCTGTGGAAAGTCAAAGCCGAGCGTGACCGTATCTACTCGCTGCCGGAAATGACCGAAGAAGACGGCATGGCCGTCGCCGAGCTGGAAACCGAATTCGCCGAAATGGACGGCTACACCGCCGAGTCCCGCGCCGGTGAACTGCTGCTGGGCCTGGGTATTCCACTGGACCAGCACTTCGGCCCGATGAGCGAAGTGGCACCGGGCTGGAAGCTGCGTGTACTGCTGGCCCAGGCGCTGTTCTCGGACCCGGACGTGCTGCTGCTCGACGAACCGACCAACCACCTGGACATCAACACCATCCGCTGGCTCGAAACGATCCTCACGGCGCGTAACAGCACCATGATCATCATTTCCCACGACCGGCACTTCCTCAACAGCGTCTGCACCCACATGGCTGACCTGGATTACGGTGAGCTGCGCCTGTTCCCGGGCAACTATGACGAGTACATGACCGCAGCCACCCAGTCGCGTGAGCAGCTGCTGTCGGACAACGCCAAGAAGAAAGCCCAGATCGCCGAGCTGCAAACCTTCGTCAGCCGCTTCTCGGCCAACGCCTCCAAAGCCAAGCAGGCCACTTCACGTGCCAAGCAGATCGACAAGATCCAGCTGGCCGAGGTCAAGCCGTCCAGCCGCGTCAGCCCGTTCATTCGCTTCGAACAGACGAAAAAACTGCACCGCCAGGCCGTAGTCGTCGAGAAAATGGCCAAAGCCTTCGACGACAAGGTGCTGTTCAAGAACTTCGACATCACCGTCGAGGCGGGCGAGCGCGTTGCGATCATCGGCCCCAACGGTATTGGCAAGACCACCCTGCTGCGCACCCTGGTCGGCGAGATGACCCCGGATGCCGGCTCGGTAAAGTGGACCGACAGCGCCGAAGTGGGCTACTACGCCCAGGACCACGCCCACGACTTCGAAGACGACATGAGCCTGTTCGACTGGATGGGCCAGTGGACGTCTGGCGAGCAGGTGATCCGCGGCACCCTGGGGCGCATGCTGTTCTCCAACGACGAGATCCTCAAGTCGGTGAAGGTGATTTCCGGTGGTGAACAAGGTCGCATGCTGTTCGGCAAGCTGATCCTGCAGAAGCCGAACGTGCTGGTGATGGACGAGCCGACCAACCACCTGGACATGGAATCGATCGAAGCGCTGAACCTGGCGCTGGAAAACTACCCGGGTACCCTGCTGTTCGTCAGCCACGACCGTGAGTTCGTGTCGTCGCTGGCCACGCGCATCATCGAGCTGTCGGCCGATGGTGTGGTGGACTTCAGCGGTACTTACGATGACTACCTGCGTAGCCAGGGTGTGCTGGTCTGA
- a CDS encoding Txe/YoeB family addiction module toxin has protein sequence MSKNQKQRNKDEARDKVSVKFTKEGWEDYCHWQSADLTILGNVNRLIDVCLRPPFTGIGKPEPLKGDLSGVWSRRITREHRLVYFFEAGMLTVLQCRYH, from the coding sequence ATGAGCAAGAACCAGAAGCAGCGGAACAAGGATGAAGCCCGCGACAAGGTAAGCGTGAAGTTCACCAAAGAGGGCTGGGAGGATTACTGTCACTGGCAGAGTGCCGACCTCACCATACTTGGCAACGTCAACCGCCTGATTGACGTGTGTCTACGCCCCCCCTTCACGGGTATTGGCAAGCCTGAGCCGCTGAAAGGCGATTTATCTGGCGTGTGGTCCCGTCGCATCACCCGTGAGCACCGTCTGGTCTACTTCTTCGAGGCCGGTATGCTCACCGTTCTGCAATGCCGCTACCACTAA
- a CDS encoding AAA family ATPase: MQRVMIIGQPGAGKSTLARKLGERTGLPVVHIDTIHWQPGWVERSRDEKTRLCHEVEARERWIFEGGHSTTWNNRLARADMLIWIDRSAPLRFWRVLLRTVLNRGRSRPDLPDNCPELLANLPEFFRFMWRTKTSSREAIKRFVATAPPGCRVACLRTNRDTDVFLASMGTQPDQIAQGH; this comes from the coding sequence ATGCAGCGGGTGATGATTATTGGTCAGCCAGGGGCTGGGAAAAGTACCCTGGCGCGCAAGCTTGGCGAGCGCACTGGCTTGCCGGTCGTGCACATCGACACGATTCATTGGCAGCCAGGGTGGGTCGAGCGGAGCCGGGACGAGAAGACGCGTCTTTGTCATGAGGTCGAGGCCCGTGAGCGCTGGATCTTCGAAGGCGGGCATTCGACCACATGGAACAACCGGCTGGCCCGCGCTGACATGTTGATATGGATTGATCGCTCGGCTCCGCTTCGATTCTGGCGCGTGCTCCTCAGAACGGTGTTAAACCGCGGTCGATCCCGGCCTGACTTGCCGGACAACTGTCCGGAGTTGCTGGCCAACCTGCCGGAGTTTTTCAGGTTCATGTGGCGGACGAAAACCTCGTCTCGGGAGGCGATAAAGCGATTCGTGGCGACGGCCCCGCCGGGCTGTCGCGTGGCTTGCCTGCGGACCAATCGGGATACTGATGTTTTTCTCGCGAGTATGGGCACGCAGCCTGACCAGATTGCGCAAGGCCATTAG
- a CDS encoding VIT family protein, with the protein MKFMHRHTEVHRSDRIGWLRAAVLGANDGIVSTASLLIGVAAADASHATLLVTGMAGLMAGAMSMAAGEYISVHSQADTERADLSRERAELARDPKAEHIELANIYIHRGVAPELAHQVADQLMAHDALGAHARDELGISTTLAAKPLQAALASAASFVVGAALPLAVTFVAPEHSVVPWISGMSLVFLGSLGAIAAKTGGASIMTGACRVTVWGALAMGVTALVGRLFGAVV; encoded by the coding sequence GTGAAATTCATGCACAGACACACTGAGGTACACAGAAGCGATCGTATCGGCTGGTTGCGCGCCGCTGTCCTGGGTGCCAACGACGGCATTGTCTCTACCGCCAGCCTGCTGATAGGCGTCGCGGCCGCCGACGCCAGCCATGCCACGTTGCTGGTCACCGGAATGGCGGGGCTGATGGCCGGGGCCATGTCCATGGCCGCTGGCGAGTACATTTCGGTACATTCCCAGGCCGATACCGAACGGGCGGACTTGTCCCGCGAACGGGCAGAACTGGCCAGAGACCCGAAAGCTGAGCACATCGAACTCGCCAACATCTACATACATCGCGGGGTAGCACCCGAGCTGGCGCATCAAGTGGCCGATCAACTGATGGCTCATGACGCATTGGGCGCCCACGCGCGGGACGAACTGGGCATCAGCACCACGCTCGCCGCCAAACCCTTGCAAGCCGCCCTGGCGTCCGCCGCCAGTTTCGTGGTGGGCGCCGCCTTGCCACTGGCGGTGACTTTTGTCGCGCCGGAGCACAGCGTGGTGCCTTGGATATCGGGCATGTCATTGGTATTTCTCGGGTCATTGGGGGCTATTGCCGCCAAGACTGGCGGGGCCAGCATCATGACGGGCGCCTGTCGGGTGACCGTCTGGGGGGCGCTGGCCATGGGCGTCACGGCTCTGGTGGGCCGCTTGTTTGGCGCGGTGGTCTAG
- a CDS encoding cupin domain-containing protein has translation MINTLDSINLRNELDTLTEYWKPRVLSRVNNQFVKIAKLKGEFVWHAHEHEDEMFSVIYGTLCIQLEDRTIVLNAGEFCIIPKRVRHKPIAEDECAVMLIETDTTLHTGGEHSPLTVSIDDQLYPA, from the coding sequence ATGATCAACACCTTGGACAGCATCAACCTACGAAATGAACTGGATACGCTCACAGAATACTGGAAGCCCCGAGTCCTCAGTCGCGTCAATAACCAGTTCGTCAAAATTGCAAAACTGAAAGGAGAATTTGTTTGGCATGCGCACGAACATGAAGACGAGATGTTTTCAGTAATCTATGGCACGCTTTGCATTCAGCTCGAAGATCGCACCATTGTCTTGAATGCAGGGGAGTTTTGCATTATTCCCAAACGGGTGCGACACAAACCGATCGCCGAAGATGAATGTGCGGTCATGTTGATTGAAACGGATACCACACTCCATACCGGCGGAGAACATTCGCCACTTACAGTCTCGATAGATGATCAATTGTATCCAGCTTGA
- a CDS encoding DUF2199 domain-containing protein, with the protein MTLSLFSAERFFVRATLPLPVLQRDEPYSGGVWVELMQPDFERIYEQWDAPHQSSEPPFSVSLANSIPTFGDTNGLHAQLRLTGPTTRPQAVSLRRSACRTTRGACKDATCN; encoded by the coding sequence ATGACATTGAGCTTGTTTTCCGCCGAACGATTCTTTGTCCGGGCAACGCTACCTCTTCCCGTATTGCAGCGTGATGAGCCCTATAGCGGGGGGGTATGGGTCGAACTCATGCAACCAGATTTTGAACGTATCTACGAGCAGTGGGATGCCCCCCATCAGTCCTCTGAACCACCGTTTTCCGTATCCCTTGCCAACTCCATACCGACTTTTGGTGACACCAACGGCCTTCACGCTCAATTGCGGCTGACAGGGCCGACTACCAGGCCCCAGGCAGTCTCTCTGCGGCGATCCGCGTGCAGAACGACGCGTGGCGCCTGCAAAGACGCTACATGCAATTGA
- a CDS encoding FAD:protein FMN transferase, whose product MSTELQRYSLNGETMGSRYTALFYAGAGLDTDEIGQQLARAVARVDQQMSTWKPDSDLNRLNAAPEQQWVSVPNELTTVLSAALRVSRQTGGAFDIAVGDLVNAWGFGPAARQVTAQGIGTIAPRTWLSADAALEVEPQRNQVRKRAPANLDLSGIAKGFGVDELARCLEGSGITRYLVGIDGEMRARGVKPDGQCWVVALEKPKRGVREVMGVMELSDTSIATSGDYRQWVDVAGQSYAHTMNPATGAPLRNSLAAVTVVAASCMLADAWATALMVLGETEGPRLAQERGMDALFVLREGEQFKEISIVGGQLQAQIETR is encoded by the coding sequence ATGTCTACTGAGTTGCAGCGTTACAGCCTGAACGGCGAAACCATGGGCAGCCGCTACACCGCCCTGTTTTATGCCGGGGCCGGGCTTGATACCGACGAAATTGGCCAGCAACTTGCCCGCGCCGTGGCCCGGGTGGACCAGCAAATGTCCACCTGGAAACCCGACTCGGACCTTAACCGCCTCAATGCCGCCCCCGAGCAGCAATGGGTGTCGGTACCCAACGAACTGACCACGGTGCTGTCTGCTGCATTGCGCGTCAGCCGGCAAACCGGCGGCGCCTTCGACATCGCTGTTGGTGACCTGGTGAACGCGTGGGGCTTCGGCCCAGCGGCGCGGCAGGTCACAGCGCAGGGAATCGGCACAATTGCGCCGCGCACCTGGCTGTCAGCCGACGCCGCATTGGAGGTTGAGCCACAACGCAATCAGGTACGCAAGCGCGCGCCGGCGAACCTTGACTTGAGTGGGATTGCCAAAGGTTTTGGCGTGGATGAACTGGCCCGTTGCCTGGAAGGGTCAGGTATCACTCGCTACCTGGTCGGTATCGATGGCGAAATGCGCGCCCGGGGCGTCAAACCTGACGGACAATGCTGGGTCGTGGCCCTGGAAAAGCCCAAAAGGGGCGTGCGTGAAGTCATGGGTGTGATGGAACTTAGCGATACCTCAATCGCGACCTCCGGCGACTACCGACAGTGGGTCGACGTGGCCGGTCAGTCCTATGCTCACACCATGAACCCGGCCACCGGCGCGCCACTGCGCAACTCGCTCGCCGCCGTCACCGTGGTGGCGGCCTCGTGCATGCTCGCCGATGCCTGGGCCACGGCGCTGATGGTCCTGGGCGAAACCGAAGGCCCTCGTCTGGCTCAGGAGCGCGGGATGGACGCGCTGTTCGTGCTGCGCGAGGGCGAACAGTTCAAAGAAATATCCATTGTCGGCGGACAGTTGCAGGCGCAAATTGAAACCCGCTGA
- a CDS encoding MFS transporter produces MTAQQPAPASNTLHITLQILSIVFYTFIAFLCIGLPIAVLPSYVHDQLGFGAVIAGVTIGLQYLATLLSRPFAGRVADTLGGKQAIRFGLLGIAGCGVLTLLSAWTLTLPLLSLALLLGGRLLLGIAQGLIGVATLSWGISQVGPEHTARVISWNGIASYGAIAIGAPMGVLAVDGLDFSVLGPALLVLATLALLVLRKRPDVVVVRGERLPFWSAFGRVAPCGLGLTLASIGYGTLTTFVTLYYLERGWAGAAWCLSAFGVCFIISRLLFVNAVNRFGGYNVAVACMATEVLGLSLLWLAPSPPWALVGAGLTGFGLSLVYPALGVEAIRQVPSSSRGAGLGAYAVFFDMALAIAGPVMGAVAAHLGYASIFCVAALLALAGVGLTLLLARRARRS; encoded by the coding sequence ATGACCGCGCAACAACCTGCCCCCGCCAGTAACACGCTGCACATCACCCTGCAGATCCTGTCGATCGTTTTCTATACCTTCATTGCCTTCCTATGCATCGGCCTGCCGATTGCGGTACTGCCCAGCTATGTGCACGACCAACTCGGCTTTGGCGCAGTAATCGCCGGTGTAACGATTGGCCTGCAGTATCTGGCCACGCTGCTGAGCCGCCCGTTTGCAGGGAGGGTGGCGGACACCTTGGGAGGGAAACAGGCCATCCGCTTTGGCCTGCTGGGGATTGCCGGTTGTGGGGTGTTGACGTTGCTGTCAGCCTGGACCCTCACCTTACCGCTGCTGAGCCTGGCACTGCTACTCGGTGGACGTTTGCTGCTGGGCATCGCCCAAGGGCTGATCGGCGTGGCCACCTTGAGCTGGGGCATCAGCCAAGTCGGCCCCGAGCACACTGCCAGGGTTATCTCGTGGAACGGTATCGCCTCCTATGGCGCGATCGCCATCGGTGCGCCAATGGGCGTGCTGGCCGTGGACGGGCTGGACTTCAGCGTGCTGGGGCCGGCTTTGCTGGTGCTGGCAACCCTTGCCCTGCTGGTGCTTCGCAAGCGCCCCGACGTGGTCGTGGTACGCGGCGAGCGCCTGCCCTTCTGGTCGGCGTTCGGCCGGGTTGCCCCGTGCGGCCTGGGTTTGACCCTGGCCTCGATCGGCTACGGCACCTTGACCACCTTCGTCACCCTGTATTACCTCGAGCGCGGCTGGGCTGGCGCGGCCTGGTGCCTGAGTGCGTTTGGTGTGTGCTTCATCATTTCGCGGCTGCTGTTCGTCAACGCGGTCAACCGCTTTGGTGGCTACAACGTGGCGGTCGCCTGCATGGCCACCGAAGTGCTTGGCCTGAGCCTTCTGTGGCTGGCGCCGTCGCCGCCCTGGGCGCTGGTTGGCGCCGGGCTGACCGGTTTCGGGCTGTCGCTGGTGTACCCGGCATTGGGCGTGGAGGCGATCAGGCAAGTCCCCAGCAGCAGCCGCGGCGCGGGGCTGGGTGCCTATGCAGTGTTCTTCGACATGGCCTTGGCCATTGCCGGCCCAGTGATGGGGGCCGTCGCTGCGCACCTGGGGTATGCCTCGATCTTCTGCGTGGCTGCCCTGCTCGCCTTGGCCGGGGTCGGCCTAACGTTGTTGCTGGCGCGGCGCGCCCGTCGCAGCTGA
- a CDS encoding LysR family transcriptional regulator: MNKTHNLDLALLRAFVEVADTGSMSVASVNLHLTQGAVSQRIKRLEAFLDCQLLLRDTQGSRLTGKGKSLLPDARRLLRMHDAFCASIGGRESAASVRLGLPFDMAGAPLAHLLKAFSNAFPRVEVKIFSASSTDLDQAFTNGKLDLVISQGPTNVELGERLAVDQLVWLGNEVTAAQRPLALCFLTANCAFRDTVFQRLDEEGIVGKMVFENASADTTLTMVRNGLAVTPWLQRLAPEDIILPLPDCGLPTLPEFAVRLQSLDDATRPVSDLADLIRDHFKRSDISLAEKTVGIS; this comes from the coding sequence ATGAACAAAACTCATAACCTTGATCTGGCGCTGCTCAGAGCCTTCGTCGAGGTGGCGGATACTGGGAGCATGAGCGTTGCGTCAGTCAACCTGCACCTGACACAAGGTGCTGTTAGCCAGCGAATCAAACGTCTGGAGGCATTCCTCGACTGCCAGTTATTGCTGCGTGATACACAGGGCAGTCGTCTGACGGGTAAGGGAAAATCGCTGCTGCCAGACGCCCGTCGTCTGCTACGAATGCATGACGCTTTCTGTGCCTCCATTGGTGGAAGGGAATCAGCAGCCTCGGTGCGCCTTGGGCTCCCCTTCGATATGGCCGGAGCCCCGCTTGCCCACTTGCTCAAAGCTTTTAGTAATGCCTTTCCGAGGGTCGAGGTAAAGATCTTCAGCGCTTCTTCGACGGATCTCGACCAAGCGTTCACCAACGGCAAACTCGATCTGGTGATCAGTCAAGGCCCGACCAACGTCGAATTGGGCGAACGGTTGGCTGTGGATCAACTGGTATGGTTGGGCAACGAGGTAACAGCAGCACAGCGGCCATTGGCACTGTGCTTTCTGACTGCGAATTGTGCCTTTCGCGATACCGTTTTCCAGCGTCTGGACGAAGAAGGTATTGTTGGAAAGATGGTGTTCGAAAATGCATCAGCCGATACCACATTGACCATGGTTCGCAATGGGCTTGCGGTTACGCCTTGGCTGCAACGCCTAGCGCCCGAAGATATCATCCTGCCATTGCCGGATTGTGGGCTACCGACACTGCCCGAATTCGCGGTACGGTTGCAGTCGTTGGATGATGCTACTCGTCCTGTTTCTGATCTTGCCGATCTTATCAGGGATCATTTCAAGCGCTCAGATATCTCACTCGCCGAAAAAACGGTAGGCATTAGTTAA
- a CDS encoding GNAT family N-acetyltransferase gives MQLHFRPLSDASIADIIALNNNPDVLRQMPLGRPDFDESKCKVWVAQKEAQWALNGYGPWAFFVEDEFAGWGGLQQEDGDADLALVLHPDYWGLGRVIFDEIVRRAFQEMGLESITLLLPPTRTRIKGILRLGFRLDGEVDIDGTPFSRYRLLATAKH, from the coding sequence ATGCAACTGCATTTCCGACCTCTCAGCGACGCCTCCATCGCTGACATCATCGCGCTCAACAACAATCCCGATGTCTTACGCCAAATGCCCTTGGGTCGTCCCGACTTTGACGAAAGCAAGTGCAAGGTGTGGGTCGCCCAAAAAGAGGCCCAATGGGCACTGAATGGCTATGGTCCCTGGGCTTTTTTCGTTGAAGATGAATTCGCCGGCTGGGGTGGCCTGCAGCAGGAAGACGGTGACGCTGATCTTGCCTTGGTGCTTCATCCAGACTACTGGGGGCTTGGCAGAGTGATTTTCGATGAGATCGTACGGCGCGCTTTCCAGGAGATGGGGCTTGAGTCGATCACCCTGTTGCTTCCACCAACCAGAACCCGAATCAAAGGTATTCTTCGCCTGGGGTTTCGCCTTGACGGAGAGGTGGATATCGACGGCACGCCCTTCTCGCGCTATCGGCTACTCGCCACGGCCAAGCATTGA
- a CDS encoding type II toxin-antitoxin system prevent-host-death family antitoxin, translating into MHVLTFSQARAELKQTMDDVCRDHEPAVITRQRGEPVVIMSLEDYNGMNETIHLLGSSKNASRLRSSIDQLRDGQALAKELDLNEQEPEAAEQG; encoded by the coding sequence ATGCACGTACTGACTTTTAGCCAGGCACGCGCCGAACTGAAGCAGACAATGGATGATGTTTGCCGGGACCATGAGCCCGCCGTAATCACGCGACAGCGTGGCGAACCCGTAGTGATAATGTCCCTGGAGGACTACAACGGGATGAACGAGACCATTCACCTGTTGGGATCGTCCAAAAACGCTTCGCGCTTGCGCTCATCCATCGATCAGCTCCGGGACGGCCAGGCCTTGGCGAAGGAGCTGGACCTCAATGAGCAAGAACCAGAAGCAGCGGAACAAGGATGA
- a CDS encoding DUF159 family protein, which produces MCGRLSQYRGIHDFVETLSLPEAWRNNVGDQPLGRYNVAPTTPVAVLRMDEAGPRADLVRWGWRPHWATDRAAPINARVEKVTHGPFFRAIWPHRGITPIDGWYEWVDEGGPKKQPYYIRRRDGRPSLCASIGQFAGGEHDGFVIITADAQGGMVDVHDRRPVVLAPDLAREWMQTTTPGEQAEQMALNLGEPAEAFEWYRVSTAIGNVRNQGAELIQPLQ; this is translated from the coding sequence ATGTGTGGAAGGTTGAGCCAGTACCGAGGCATACACGATTTTGTCGAAACCCTGAGCCTGCCAGAGGCCTGGCGGAACAACGTCGGCGACCAGCCACTTGGCCGGTACAACGTCGCGCCGACCACGCCGGTGGCAGTGCTGCGAATGGATGAGGCGGGCCCGCGGGCGGACCTGGTGAGATGGGGATGGCGGCCCCATTGGGCGACCGACCGTGCTGCGCCGATCAACGCCAGGGTCGAAAAGGTGACACACGGCCCCTTCTTCCGGGCAATCTGGCCGCACCGAGGCATAACGCCGATCGACGGCTGGTATGAATGGGTCGATGAAGGCGGACCGAAGAAACAGCCGTACTACATCCGACGCCGCGACGGGCGCCCTTCCCTTTGCGCCAGCATCGGCCAGTTCGCTGGCGGCGAGCATGATGGGTTCGTCATCATTACGGCCGATGCCCAGGGCGGAATGGTAGATGTGCACGACCGCAGGCCAGTGGTTTTGGCCCCAGACCTTGCGCGTGAGTGGATGCAAACCACGACGCCGGGCGAACAGGCCGAGCAGATGGCGCTCAACCTGGGCGAGCCAGCCGAGGCCTTCGAGTGGTATCGAGTGAGCACAGCCATTGGCAATGTGCGCAACCAAGGTGCCGAACTGATACAGCCGCTTCAGTGA